Part of the Methylomonas sp. AM2-LC genome, ATACTTTGTATAAAGCAGTCATTTTTGATTTCAATGGTGTGCTTTTACTTGATTCGGCATGGCATGAAGAGGCTTGGTCTGCAACGATACAAAAGCTGTCTTCGCGAATTTGGACATCAGAAGAGATATCGCATTTTATGCATGGACGAACAAACCGAGACATCTTTTGCGCTTTGTTGGAAAGGCAAGTTGATGATCAGGAACTCGCCGCTTTATCAGAATTAAAAGAGTCAAAATACCGCAGTATATGCATCGAAAAAGGGGCAGAATTCAGTCTTCCTCCTCGTGTCCCCGAGCTTTTATCTTCGCTTAAGCATGCCGGAATTCCAATTGCTATTGCTACAGCCTCTGGTGAGATAAATGTGCGTTTTTTCTACGAAGCATTGTCGCTTGATAGATGGTTTGATTGGAATCATATTGTGTATGATGACGGGACTTTCTCTGGTAAGCCAGAGCCAGATATCTATATAAAAGCAGCGTCTCGTCTTGGCATAACACCAAATAGGGTTATTGTTGTTGAGGATTCTGTAGCCGGTCTAAAATCAGCGAGAAATGCCGGAATAGGTCATATAGTCGCCACAGGTACTACGTTATTGCCGTCGGTAGCCAATAGCCAATTATTCGATACTCGACTGGAAAATATGGGTGATTTTTTACACTATGTCAAAGTGCTTTAATTGATGATGGATGCGGCTTTCTAGCTCTGGGAATAGCACGTTAAGGTTGTTTTTTGTAGCACAATAAATGATGTATTCTTTTTTATAACGAGGGGAAGATATGAATAGTAAGGATATCATTTGTATTGATCGAAAATCGGTGTATGAAAATCGCTGGATGCGGGTTCGTGAGGACAGAATTCGTCGGACGAGTGGTGCTACGGGAATATACGGGGTAGTAGAAAAGCCCGATTTTGTTGTGATTGCGCCAATTCACAATGGTGTGATTTATCTTGTAGAGCAGTACAGGTATCCGGTGGAGGCGCGTTATTGGGAGCTTCCTCAGGGATCGTGGGAGAATAATAACGATGCAGAACCTCATGAAGTTGCCGCAGGTGAATTGCATGAAGAAACAGGCTTGTGCGCGCAAACGCTAACCTATGTAGGACATTTATTTCTGGCCTATGGTTTCTGCACACAAGGTTATCATGTTTTTTTGGCAACCGATATCAGCGATGCTCAGGTTGAGTGTGAGCGAGATCAGACAGAAAAAGATCTTGTTGCGAAAGCGTTTAAAATCGCTGAGGTCGAAAAAATGATTGTGGATGGTGTGATAAAAGATGCAACGACCATTGCAGCCTTATCACTTATTAAACAAAAAGGATTGCTAAGCTAGTAATCGGAATGCATTGTCGATGTCGGTTTGTAAGTATTGACCAGTTGCAATCGTATGAGTATTTCTCAAATGTTCTTTGACTTTAAGGGTTGCTTTTGCCGGGCAAATTTTCCTTAATTCCAGGGTATTGCTGTAACTCTCACAATCTTTTTCTATGGGTACCTTTCAGTAGTAGGGTTAGCCAAAGCATGCAATGTTCGTAATGACGTAATGAGCATTAATTTGGAAATTTAACCTTACTGTTCGACAGTCACAAACGATAACTTTCCCACCCCCGAGCGCTGAGCGCTCGCCATTACCTTGGCAACGGATTCAAATATGGCTACTTTATCTGCTTGCAGTTGAATACTGATGTCTGGGTCACGTTCCTGGTGTGCCTTTAGTTCGGTTTCAAGGTAAGCGCAAATTTTTCCCCCCTCAAAAAATATCGAGATCGGTAGTACCTGATTAATCTTTCCATCAATGATCAGCTACATATAATATCCATATCTAATTTGAGGCTGATCGTGCTCAGTCAAATATTTCATAATCTCGCCAACTTTTCAAGCACAACCAATAGTTACTGGATACTTGCCATCGAACTGGGTATTGTTCCAATTCATTTTAGTTAAATCAAGAATCTCTTTTGCAATAAAGCTAGGCGATTCTTCAGACCTTACAATACGCAACTCTATCGGTTGAGGAACATAAAGACCTGGATAGGTTTTGTAATACCAAACTGAGCCCCGCGAATATAGTAGATGTCGAGTTTCGTCAAAATGAACAAATGTACCTCTAAATGGTGGATACTTGCCATCTCTGAACAATCTTATCTTTGAATCCATTACAGTAACAAAATCAACACTATGGATTCTTAACGCTTTTGTTGCTTGGCTAAGTCCTTCTATTTCCTCATTAGAAAAATTTGCTGATTTATGGATAACAACTCTTGCTGGAAAATTACTTAAAGCAATTCGATATTCATTCAATGCCTCCGTCAACAAATCATAAGCTTGTTGCGATGATAAGCACCGATGGCAGAAAGTACAATCGTAAATATTCCAGGACCAATAACACATAGGTAGAAAACAACAACAATCAGCGGGTAAAATGTGATAAAAACATGACCTGTTTCAATCGGTAAAATCTGTAGCCTGATTGCTAGTGCAATAGAGAAAAGAATGATTGCCAAACTATAGCGATAAAAAACACCTAATTTTGTATGGCAGTCATTTAAATTCATCCAACGTATTCTCGATAGCTGTTTAAGGCATTGTAGATGGTAGCTATCTAGTTAACCATAATATTTTTAATAAAATACACGCATTGAACATAAACACAGGCAGAATGACATTGACTGATTATATTAAGAAATTTAACTGTCTGAATTTGGCTGATTTTCTGCCATCGGTAAAGTCAGGCGGATCGTCGCTTAGAGTCGACGGTAGCCATTCATGGGTAAAAAACGCACCGTCATTTGAACACTTGAAAAACTATAACACTTCACCAAAAACAACAAT contains:
- a CDS encoding HAD family phosphatase; translated protein: MALCINNTLYKAVIFDFNGVLLLDSAWHEEAWSATIQKLSSRIWTSEEISHFMHGRTNRDIFCALLERQVDDQELAALSELKESKYRSICIEKGAEFSLPPRVPELLSSLKHAGIPIAIATASGEINVRFFYEALSLDRWFDWNHIVYDDGTFSGKPEPDIYIKAASRLGITPNRVIVVEDSVAGLKSARNAGIGHIVATGTTLLPSVANSQLFDTRLENMGDFLHYVKVL
- a CDS encoding NUDIX hydrolase, with amino-acid sequence MNSKDIICIDRKSVYENRWMRVREDRIRRTSGATGIYGVVEKPDFVVIAPIHNGVIYLVEQYRYPVEARYWELPQGSWENNNDAEPHEVAAGELHEETGLCAQTLTYVGHLFLAYGFCTQGYHVFLATDISDAQVECERDQTEKDLVAKAFKIAEVEKMIVDGVIKDATTIAALSLIKQKGLLS
- a CDS encoding biopolymer transporter ExbD, with the translated sequence MIIDGKINQVLPISIFFEGGKICAYLETELKAHQERDPDISIQLQADKVAIFESVAKVMASAQRSGVGKLSFVTVEQ